The genomic interval CCAGCGCTTCTTTGCGGAGTTCTTTTGCCCGCTCGCCGAAATAATCCTCGTAGATACTGATCGCTGGTCTTCCATCGAGCTCATGGAGCACGGCACCGTCCGCCTTGGTAACCTTCATCGGCATGCCGATCGGCATCCAACCGTGCCTGACGCCGATGCCCATCGAAAACTTTCCGGAGAGCCCAAGCCCCGCGACGGCACCATCAGCTACTTCGTCATTGAGATACTGATAAGTCTTTTTGAACAGAAAATCATCCCCGGGAGCCCCACCGACCACCGGGAAGTGCTCCCCCAGTACGTCGAGCACGCCGCGGACGGTCTCGGCACCGTTCCCGGCAAGCACGTCCGGGAGCATGATAAACGAGCGGAGCGGCTCTTTTGCGGCCTTACGCACACTTTCGGCGACAGCTCGCCCCGCCTCGCGCGCACTGGCTTTGATATTTTTTCCGAGGCTCGCGGCGAAATGAATCGTATCGGATTGGATCGCCATAACCGCCACGGATTTTTGACTCGGACCCGCGTTCGTGATTTCTCCCGCAGCGGAGCATCCGAAGACGAGCGCTGTGCCGCCCACCTCAGAGATACCGCGCACAAGTTCCTCCTGGTTGAGCGCGACGGACGAAAATACGAGCAGCGCATCAGCTCGGTCAATGCCAGCCGTCGCGAGCGCCTCCTTGGTCGCCTCGACGCCAGCCTCATGGGCATCCTCAATTTTGCTGAGGCCAACTCCTGCATGTATAGACATAATTTAGGTAATAGACCTCTTGCATAACCCGCTCCTGCTGCGATTTTTGATTTTTGGCTGCGACTTCGTCAGATTTCGCAAAATGGTTCTCGCCGTACAACCGAGTAACGCCGTCGAACCATTTTGCTTGTCTTCCTCGTCTCGCTCAAAAATCAAAAATCTCGCCACGAAACGGGTTATGCAAGAGGTCTATTTATTTTAGTTAGACGTAGTTTTTAATAACGCGTCGACCTTTGTAACGATTTCATCCGGATAGGTGTTTGCCTTGACGAAGTAGCCCGCCGCGCCGCCAGCCATCCCGCGCTCTATGTCCTCACGTTGCCCGAGGTTTGAGATTATAAGTACCTGTATATCTTTGTACCGAGGATCTTCCTTTACTTTTTTAAGAATGGAAAGGCCGTTGAGCCCCGGGAGAAGTATATCAAGCAAGATGATGCGGACAGCGTGCTCCTCGAGTACCGCATCAATCTCCGGCTCGCTCGTGGCAATGAGGACAACGTACTGCTTTGTCGCTAATTTTTGCCGGAGCATATCCGCGATCATCAAATCGTCTTCGATGAGCAACACGGTCGGCGCCGAGCTCCCGTGCGCCGGAGTATGCACCTCGCTCTGCTGTATGCCGTTGCCGACCGCTGATTTTCCTGTATCCATAATTTCTTTCGCTACGCGGTCTACTTTTAAAAGAATATCGTCCGGTTCTATCTCGGCCTTCACCAGCCAATCACGGACCCCGAGCCTTTTCGCCCTCTCAATATCAACCGGTTGGCCGGAGTTCGAGACAATAATGACCGGAAGGGAGGGCAGTATCCCCTCCGCACGGAGACTTTCGAGGATCTGAAGACCATTTCGAAACGGGAGCGACACATCAAGGAGTAAGATATCGGGCTTGCTGGCGCGTATGCTCGCAATGCCGGCATCTCCATCGACAGCTACTGTTACCAGGTACCCATGCGTCTCGAGCTTCGACCTGAGGAGGTTCGCGAGCGTTTCGTCGTCCTCAACGAGAAGCACGGTCAGTGGGTTTTGCTGCATACTGTTCATAAGTATTGTGGGTTACGAAGTTGCGAACAGATGACATCCTAAAATAAATTCCAAGCTCCGACCAACAATTTCCAAACAAATCTCAAATACCAATACTCCAAATCTCAAACACGCACATCGTGTTTGGAGGTTGGATTTTACATATGGTGATTTGTCTGGAGACGGTTTTTTTTGAATTTGGAAATTCGAGCGATGTCTAGTAAATCTTATACCTTATTTCCTGTCTTGTCTTGAATACTCGCGCCGCTACCCGTGCCTTTTTCTATCGGCGGCGTGTACCGTTTGAGAGTGAGCGAATTCATCACGACCGATACGGACGAGAATGCCATCGCAAAGCCGGCGATCTCAGGGCGGAGCGTGGCTTGTGAGAAATTATAGAATATCTGCCCCGCGCCGCCAAGGCTCTGCGAGAGCGCCACCACCCATTGCGCCGGCACGCCGAGCGACGACTGCGTTACCAATAAGTGTATACCGCCCGCGATGGGGATTGCGACCACGTTATACACAAACGCCCAAAAAAGGTTCTGCCACACTTTCCGTATCGTCTTGCCTGAGAGCTGTATTGCGGTCACTACGTCCCGGATGTCGTCCTTCACCAGCACCACCTGTCCGGTCTGTACCGCGACATCCGTTCCGGAGCCAACCGCTATGCCCACGTTTGCCTGCGCCAAGGCCGGTGAGTCATTGATGCCGTCACCAACCATCGCGACCTGTTTCCCTTCGTCCTGGAGCTTCTTCACCATTTTCGCCTTATCCTCAGGCAGCACCTCTGCAAACACGCGGTCTATGCCAATTTGCCTCCCGATCGCGTCCGCGGTCTTTTGATTGTCGCCGGTAATCATCACGATTTCCTTACCCATCTTCTTCAGGGCGTCAATCGCCTCTTTGACATCGGGCTTCAGCGTGTCAGCCATCGCAATGAGCGCCGCGAGTTGATTATTGATCACGGCAAATACCACAGTTTTCGCCTCGCCCTGTAGTCGTTCGAGTTCGCCCTGATTGGCGTCCGTGTTGATGCCGAGCTCTTTCATATAGGTAAGGTTCCCTATTTTCACCTCTTTGCCGTCAACCTCACCGACGACGCCTTTGCCAGAGACCGCTTGAAAATTCTTTGGCTCGGCAAGTATCCCCGCCTTCCCTCCTTGCTCAATAATGGCGCGCGCAAGCGGATGTTCGGATCCTTTTTCGACCGAGGCGGCGAGGCGCATCACCTCGTCCTCACGGAAAATAGTTGACGTGAGTACGACATCGGTAACCTGCGGTTTGCCTATGGTGAGCGTGCCGGTTTTATCGAAGAGTACCGCAGTCACGCGGTACGCCTTCTCGAGCGCTTCTCCACCCTTTAGTATAATACCAAACTTTGTCGCGCGGCCAATGCCGACGACGAGCGCCGTCGGCGTCGCAAGCCCCATCGCGCACGGGCAGGAGATGACGAGGACCGCAATCATCCTGATGAGGCCGGTGCGGAACGGGAGCGCCGCAAAGAATACCCAGCCGACGAAAACCAGCACGGAGAGCACGACAACCGCGGGGACGAACCGCTCGCTAATCGCATCCACAAGATTTTGAATCGGCGCGCGAGACGCCTGCGCTTCCTCAACCATGCGGACGATCTGATAGAGCAGCGTGTCCTTCCCCACTTTTGTCGCGCGGAATTTGATAAGCCCCTCCTGGTTCATTGTCGCTCCGATCACCTCCTGCCCTACTTCGCGCTTCACCGGAAATGACTCGCCGGTCACCACTTTCTCGTCTATGTGCGAGACGCCTTCGATGATGACGCCGTCGACAGGGATTTTTTCCCCTGGCCGCACCACAACTGTCTCGCCCTCTTTGATATCGTCTATCGGAATAGTCACTTCAGCCCCATTGCGCACGACGTGCGCCTCTTTGGCCTCGAGCTTCAGAAGCTCTTTAATCGCGGTCGAGGCCCTGCCGCGCGCGAGAATTTCGATGTAACGGCCGAGGAGAATAAACGTAAGCAGCGCCGCCGAGCTCTCCCAAAACGGGTGGTCAATGTTGAAGAAGAGAAAGCCGATTGCGCTGTAGAAGTAGGCCGCCGAGGTGCCGAGCGCGACGAGCACATCCATGTTCGCAGAGCCAACGCGGATCGAGGTAAATGCACTCCGGTAGAACGGCCACGCGATTACAAACTGCACCGGCGTCGCAAGGATCCAGTAGATATAGTTGAGGTCGATCGCGAGCGGCGGGTTCGCGACGTCTACAAAGAGCCCCGCGACCACCTTGAGCGGCTGCGCGACAATCCAAAAAAAGTAGTTGACGACCTGACCGCCGGTGGCAAAGAAGCTGCCGCCGATGATCTCCGGCCGCCCGATATTGAGAAAATCAAACAGCTCGTGCACATGCGTCACATTAAACATGTGGATCAGCATGTAGTAGACGATGACCGGCGCCGAGAGCGCGAGCGCGGCGATGAAGCGGCGCTTTGCCTCGCCGATGCGGCGTTTCTCTATTCTTTCTTCTTCCTCGGGCGTCGACGATGCCTCATCCGGCCGGATCAGATCGTAGCCGAGTGCGTGCAGCAGCTCGTCTATCTTCTCGAGCGTAATCTTCGACTCATCGTACTCGATCGCGGTCTTCTCGCTGCCGTAGTTCGTCTTGATCGAAGTCACGCCCGCCTGCTTCCCCACGAGCTTGTCAATGAGGACCGAGCACGATGCACAGTGCATTCCTTTAACTTTGAGGATTGCTTTTTTCATGTGTGGATAACGCGCCTTGACAGAAAATTCTGATTTGTTAATATCTATTATACCAACCCCAGGTTCCAATTGGATCCTTGAAAGTCCCGAATTCTCTCGGGGCTTTCGTTTTGTTTGCACCAAAGTTAGAATTATGATGTGGAGTCCAAGGGGCCACCCAAGGCGGGGAACCTGGGGTTGGTACTCGGGTTCGGGGGTTCAATTCCCCTTGGCTCCATATACAGAAGCTGCCTTCATCGGCGGCTTTTGTGTTTAAATTTTACCGCGTCTCCGATATTAAACTCTTAACGTGCAACCTCCCTATCATGTCGAAGTGGGTGCGGAGGACGCCATCAACCTCCCCCTCGCCGCAGGGCACCGAGCAGTAGAATGGAAAATCGCCGGGTTGGGTGGCGTCGAACTCTATTACTCTTGTACTATTGGCAGGCATCCTTTGCGAGACGCCATAGGAATCTATAGCGATACCGTGGTCATAATCGTCTTCGTTGATTACTGTCATTACGACATGGTCGCCGCGGTTGATTTCGATCTCCTCCGGCACAAACCGCCACTCATCCTTTTTTGCAACGACGGTCACCTCGCGCACCACGCCAGTCCGCACCGGCACCCGCTCCTCCGAGAGCAGCGTTGTGCGGTAGAATATGCCGCCACCGATAACCACTACTGCTATGATCGCGATGATGAGATATTTATTCATCTAGCTTGGATATACTCCGATGTTCGGCCCGGGCTTCTTTATTCAAGGTCGTGCATATTGCCCGCTTTTCAAAACATGTTCGACGAGCGAGTGGGCATAGCCCATCTCATTATCATACCACGCGAGGACTTTGACGAGGTCACCAGCGACGACGCGGGTCATGGAAAGGTCGGTGATCGAGGCGTAGATTGAACCAACGATGTCCGAGGAGACGATCGGCTCGTCGGTTATGCTGAAGACTTTTGTCCAACGCTCTTCTCCTGCGGCAGAGCGGAGTATACCGTTCACTTCCTCAATGTTTGTCTCCCGGGCAGCAAGAAACGTTATGTCCGCAATCGAACCGGCGACGACCGGAACGCGCAGGGCGATACCGTCAAATTTATCTTTAAGCTCGGCAATCGCCTCGGTTACGGAAATCGCGGCGCCGGTTGACGAGGGGATTATATTCTGCGCCGCGGCGCGGCCGCGGCGAAAGTCTTTTGCCGCCGGGCTATCAACGATCGCCTGCGTCGCAGTGTATGCGTGAACAGTATTGAGCAGCGCTTTTTTGATGCCGATCTTTTCGTGAAGAATCTGTATAACCGGGCTCGCTGCGTTCGTCGTACAGGAAGCGTTTGATGAGATCACGCAATCCTTGAGCGCCTCGTCGTTGACGCCCATGAGAACGGTCGCGCCGCCAATGTCTTCTGGAGGCGCGTCTTTCATCGGCGCCGTGACCACCACTCTCTTTGCTCCAGCAGTAAGGTGCGCGCGGGATTTTTCATAACTATCAAAAACGCCCGTTGCCTCGACGACGACATCAACGCCGAGCTCGCCCCATGGCAGAATGCTCGGGTCACGCTCCGAGAGAAATCGCACCCGCTTCCCTCCTGCAATGATCGCCTGCTCGCTCCCAGCACCTTCCGACGGATGTGCAGGGTCCGCGCGCACCTCAAAAGGCGCGCGGCCATACACGGTGTCATACGCAAGAAGGTAGGCAACATTTTCAAGGTCGCCGAGGTCGTTGATCGCGACGATCTCAATCTCCCCGCCGCGCTGCTCGGCCGCGCGAAAAAATGCTCTCCCGATGCGGCCGAAGCCATTGATGGCGATGCGAATCATGATTTTAGGTTTTAGGGGCTTGGACGACGTTTGGGGGTTCTTTGCCGTCAAACACCGCGAGGATATTTTCTGCGGCAAGCGCGGACATCTTTTGGCGTGTTTCCTCCGTCGCTGAAGCGATATGCGGCGTCAGAATGACGTTGTCGAGCTCCGCAAGGCCGTCGGCGAGCGCGGGCTCATGCTCGAAGACATCGAGGGCCGCGCCCCGTATCGTTTTCTGCCGGAGCGCCTCGACGAGCGCCGCCTCGTCTACGATCGCGCCGCGCGACGTATTGATAAGGCAGGCACCCCGCTTCATCAGCGCGAGGCGCCGAGCATCCACGAGGTGACGCGTCGAGTCAAGGAGCGGCACATGAAGTGAGACAAAATCCGCTTCGCGGAACATGTCGTCAACATTCTCCCGAAACTCGGCGCCATAGTCCCGCTCAAACCCCATGTCGCGCTTCACATCGTAGTAGAGCACCCGCATATCAAACCCGCGCACCGCGCTGCGTACCACGCGCGCTCCGATGCGGCCGAGCCCAACGATACCGAGCACTTTGTGCGAGACGTCCGTGCCGAGGAGAAGCATCGGCGCCCAACCGTCGTAGTGACCCGCACGGGTGAATCGGTCTGCCTCCGCAATCCGGTGAGCGATCGAAAGAATCAAGGCAAACGTGTGTTCTGCCACGGTCTCGGTGAGTACGCCAGGCGTATTTGTCACAAGAATGTTCCGCTCCCTCGCCGCCGCCACGTCTATATTATCGTACCCGACAGCATAGTTTGCGACGACGCGGCATTTATCTCCGGCGGCTTCGAGCACGTCGGCATCGATCGTGTCAGTGAGGAGGCAAAGCAGCGCGTCGTACTTCGTACTCTCGAGATTCTCCAATAACTCCTCTTTAGTGAGCACGCGGTCGTGGAGACTCATTGCCACCTCGTGACCCGCTGCTTTGAGCATCTCGATACCGCGATCTGGTATCGTCCGTGTAACAAAAATTTTCATACAACATTCGACGCTGTGCCTTAAACGTATCGTCTTTACAAAACCTCTGTCAACTGTGCGTTGCTCGCGCTTGTCTCACCAGCCACCAGGCGCCGCCGAGGCCGAGCGCTGACGCGACGATACTTGCGGCAATGAGCGCTCCAGCGCTCGTGCGCTCGACTAAAATTCTTCCAAGCGCAACCAAGACGGCAGTCGGCACGAGGCCGATTGCGATATTAATCAGCATATAACGCGGGTAGGCGATCATGGTGAGTCCCGCAGCGTAGTGCACCGCCTCGGGGAAACCAGCAAAGAAAATGCGCGCCTGCACGATGCCCTTCGTCGTGCCGATGTAGCGAAGTACCTCCTCCGCGGCGCGCATCCCGGGCTTTGAAAGGAAGTAGGTGGCGATGCGCGTGCCGAAGCGACGGCTGATCCAGAATGCGACACTCGATCCGACAACATCGCCTACCGTCATAATCGCAAGCCCTTTGCTGAACCCGAAGAGAGCGCCGGCTATGGGATAGAGCGGCGCGCCGCCGAGTGGCGCGAACACGAGAGTTGAGGCCTTGAGGAGCGCAAGCAGAAGCGGCCCGAAAATGCCGAGCGCCTCTACTCTCTCTTCGATTCTATCAAAACCGATAAGCCGCGCAAAGCCGTACACCACCGCAAGCACCACGACGAGCCAAAAGACATTCTGCGCGAGCTCGCGCCGGCTCATTTGTGTCGTGGCCTCGGATGGTCTCGCCGCGACGCTATTCTCCTCCAACATATGCACACTCTAACACACTACTGTTGTGCTATACTACAAAAAACCCCGCGTACGGACGCTCAATGGGGAAACCAATCTGCCCACTTTTCAAATTGGGGAGATTGTATTGAGCGTCCCTACGCGGGGTCGTTGGTGTACTAGAAAGTGGAGATTGGAAAGTAGAGAGTAGAAATTAGGGCGCACGAAGCATATTTTTTTCTTTCATGCTCTACTCTCCACCCTCTACCTTCCACTCTCCCGTATCATGAAAAAAGCGGCGAGAATGGAACTCCGCCGCCGCACTCTAATTCCACGTCCACCGTCGTCTAAAAAAACACCCTGTCGAATTCCCATGGTACGCCACGAGACACTACTGTCAAGACGAAAGAGCTTGACATTTTTCTATTAACGACGAACGCTACAGCTCGACGCCCGCTCTATTTTTTTATCACCCGCGCGAGATATGTTGCCGTATGCCCTTTGCCCGAGCGCGCGACTTCCTCGGGTGTGCCCTTCGCGACAATGCGACCGCCGCCCTCTCCGCCCTCCGGTCCGAGGTCGATGAGGTAGTCGGCGCACTTCAAAATGTCCATATTGTGCTCTATCACGACGACGGTATTGCCTTGCCCGACAAGCCGCTCGAAGATCTCAATCAACTTCCGTACATCGTCGTAGTGGAGCCCGACGGTCGGCTCGTCGAGAAGGTAGATGGTTTTTGACAGGAACGGCCGATAGAGCTCGGCGGCGATCTTGATGCGCTGCGCTTCGCCGCCGGAGAGCGTCGTCGCGCTCTGCCCGAGCTCAAGGTAGCCGAGTCCGGTGTCCGCGAGCGTCTTCAGGCGATCGGCAATCGCGGGAATCTCCTCGAAGAACGCAGACGCTTCCTCGATCGTCATGTGCAGCACTTCGTCAATATTCTTTTTCCGGTAGCGAACCTCGAGTGTCTCCTTCATAAATCGTTTACCGTTGCAGACATCGCATGTGACGTACACCGTAGGCAGAAAATGCATCTCAACCGCGATCTCGCCGTTCCCCTGGCAGGCCTCGCAGCGGCCGCCCCGGACGTTAAAACTAAA from bacterium carries:
- a CDS encoding FIST N-terminal domain-containing protein; the encoded protein is MSIHAGVGLSKIEDAHEAGVEATKEALATAGIDRADALLVFSSVALNQEELVRGISEVGGTALVFGCSAAGEITNAGPSQKSVAVMAIQSDTIHFAASLGKNIKASAREAGRAVAESVRKAAKEPLRSFIMLPDVLAGNGAETVRGVLDVLGEHFPVVGGAPGDDFLFKKTYQYLNDEVADGAVAGLGLSGKFSMGIGVRHGWMPIGMPMKVTKADGAVLHELDGRPAISIYEDYFGERAKELRKEALARMAITYPIGLKIPEYEDEYLIRDPITVDEKGAITCAAEVPEGSEVRLMIGSREKAIEAAKDAAAHMMHEFEIEKSKPKFVLMFNCIAREKLYGTRANEEIQAVLDVIGRTTPLLGFYTYGEQAPLGGELRNHEKISSRFYNETMVLFGVGE
- a CDS encoding response regulator, with product MQQNPLTVLLVEDDETLANLLRSKLETHGYLVTVAVDGDAGIASIRASKPDILLLDVSLPFRNGLQILESLRAEGILPSLPVIIVSNSGQPVDIERAKRLGVRDWLVKAEIEPDDILLKVDRVAKEIMDTGKSAVGNGIQQSEVHTPAHGSSAPTVLLIEDDLMIADMLRQKLATKQYVVLIATSEPEIDAVLEEHAVRIILLDILLPGLNGLSILKKVKEDPRYKDIQVLIISNLGQREDIERGMAGGAAGYFVKANTYPDEIVTKVDALLKTTSN
- a CDS encoding heavy metal translocating P-type ATPase produces the protein MKKAILKVKGMHCASCSVLIDKLVGKQAGVTSIKTNYGSEKTAIEYDESKITLEKIDELLHALGYDLIRPDEASSTPEEEERIEKRRIGEAKRRFIAALALSAPVIVYYMLIHMFNVTHVHELFDFLNIGRPEIIGGSFFATGGQVVNYFFWIVAQPLKVVAGLFVDVANPPLAIDLNYIYWILATPVQFVIAWPFYRSAFTSIRVGSANMDVLVALGTSAAYFYSAIGFLFFNIDHPFWESSAALLTFILLGRYIEILARGRASTAIKELLKLEAKEAHVVRNGAEVTIPIDDIKEGETVVVRPGEKIPVDGVIIEGVSHIDEKVVTGESFPVKREVGQEVIGATMNQEGLIKFRATKVGKDTLLYQIVRMVEEAQASRAPIQNLVDAISERFVPAVVVLSVLVFVGWVFFAALPFRTGLIRMIAVLVISCPCAMGLATPTALVVGIGRATKFGIILKGGEALEKAYRVTAVLFDKTGTLTIGKPQVTDVVLTSTIFREDEVMRLAASVEKGSEHPLARAIIEQGGKAGILAEPKNFQAVSGKGVVGEVDGKEVKIGNLTYMKELGINTDANQGELERLQGEAKTVVFAVINNQLAALIAMADTLKPDVKEAIDALKKMGKEIVMITGDNQKTADAIGRQIGIDRVFAEVLPEDKAKMVKKLQDEGKQVAMVGDGINDSPALAQANVGIAVGSGTDVAVQTGQVVLVKDDIRDVVTAIQLSGKTIRKVWQNLFWAFVYNVVAIPIAGGIHLLVTQSSLGVPAQWVVALSQSLGGAGQIFYNFSQATLRPEIAGFAMAFSSVSVVMNSLTLKRYTPPIEKGTGSGASIQDKTGNKV
- a CDS encoding cupredoxin domain-containing protein; the encoded protein is MNKYLIIAIIAVVVIGGGIFYRTTLLSEERVPVRTGVVREVTVVAKKDEWRFVPEEIEINRGDHVVMTVINEDDYDHGIAIDSYGVSQRMPANSTRVIEFDATQPGDFPFYCSVPCGEGEVDGVLRTHFDMIGRLHVKSLISETR
- a CDS encoding glyceraldehyde 3-phosphate dehydrogenase NAD-binding domain-containing protein, coding for MIRIAINGFGRIGRAFFRAAEQRGGEIEIVAINDLGDLENVAYLLAYDTVYGRAPFEVRADPAHPSEGAGSEQAIIAGGKRVRFLSERDPSILPWGELGVDVVVEATGVFDSYEKSRAHLTAGAKRVVVTAPMKDAPPEDIGGATVLMGVNDEALKDCVISSNASCTTNAASPVIQILHEKIGIKKALLNTVHAYTATQAIVDSPAAKDFRRGRAAAQNIIPSSTGAAISVTEAIAELKDKFDGIALRVPVVAGSIADITFLAARETNIEEVNGILRSAAGEERWTKVFSITDEPIVSSDIVGSIYASITDLSMTRVVAGDLVKVLAWYDNEMGYAHSLVEHVLKSGQYARP
- a CDS encoding D-glycerate dehydrogenase; protein product: MKIFVTRTIPDRGIEMLKAAGHEVAMSLHDRVLTKEELLENLESTKYDALLCLLTDTIDADVLEAAGDKCRVVANYAVGYDNIDVAAARERNILVTNTPGVLTETVAEHTFALILSIAHRIAEADRFTRAGHYDGWAPMLLLGTDVSHKVLGIVGLGRIGARVVRSAVRGFDMRVLYYDVKRDMGFERDYGAEFRENVDDMFREADFVSLHVPLLDSTRHLVDARRLALMKRGACLINTSRGAIVDEAALVEALRQKTIRGAALDVFEHEPALADGLAELDNVILTPHIASATEETRQKMSALAAENILAVFDGKEPPNVVQAPKT
- a CDS encoding VTT domain-containing protein; the encoded protein is MLEENSVAARPSEATTQMSRRELAQNVFWLVVVLAVVYGFARLIGFDRIEERVEALGIFGPLLLALLKASTLVFAPLGGAPLYPIAGALFGFSKGLAIMTVGDVVGSSVAFWISRRFGTRIATYFLSKPGMRAAEEVLRYIGTTKGIVQARIFFAGFPEAVHYAAGLTMIAYPRYMLINIAIGLVPTAVLVALGRILVERTSAGALIAASIVASALGLGGAWWLVRQARATHS